From the genome of Proteus vulgaris, one region includes:
- the fbaB gene encoding class I fructose-bisphosphate aldolase, with product MTDIVSLLGADAKSLLDHRCQTIPSENLYLPGSDFVDRVMIDNNRPNSVLRSMQTLFNHGRLAGTGYLSILPVDQGVEHSAAASFAANPLYFDPKNIVELAIEAGCNCVASTYGVLASVSRRYAHKIPFLVKLNHNETLSYPAQYDQTLYASVEQAFEMGAVAVGATIYFGSQESRRQIEEISMAFERAHELGMVTVLWAYLRNPAFKKDGVDYHASADLTGQANHLAATIGADIVKQKMAENNGGFKAIGFGHTDERVYTKLTTENPIDLVRYQLANCYMGRAGLINSGGASGNNDLEDAVRTAVINKRAGGMGLILGRKAFKKSMKDGVALINAVQDVYLDKSVTIA from the coding sequence ATGACTGATATAGTAAGTTTGTTAGGTGCTGATGCAAAATCATTATTAGACCATCGTTGCCAAACCATCCCGAGCGAAAATCTCTACCTGCCAGGTTCTGACTTTGTTGATCGTGTCATGATTGATAATAATCGCCCTAATAGCGTGTTACGTTCAATGCAAACCCTGTTTAATCACGGGCGTTTAGCGGGAACGGGTTATCTGTCTATTCTACCTGTTGACCAAGGTGTTGAGCACTCAGCAGCTGCTTCTTTCGCAGCAAACCCTCTCTATTTTGATCCAAAAAATATTGTTGAGTTAGCGATTGAAGCAGGTTGTAACTGTGTTGCCTCTACTTATGGTGTTCTTGCTTCTGTTTCTCGTCGCTATGCACACAAAATTCCTTTTCTTGTGAAATTAAACCACAATGAAACCCTAAGCTACCCAGCGCAATATGACCAAACACTGTATGCCAGCGTAGAGCAAGCCTTTGAAATGGGTGCTGTTGCAGTGGGTGCGACTATTTACTTTGGTTCACAAGAAAGCCGTCGCCAAATTGAAGAAATTTCAATGGCCTTTGAACGTGCTCATGAATTGGGTATGGTCACTGTACTATGGGCCTATTTACGCAACCCAGCATTCAAAAAAGATGGCGTAGATTACCATGCAAGTGCAGATTTAACGGGTCAGGCAAACCATTTAGCGGCAACTATTGGTGCTGATATCGTTAAACAAAAAATGGCTGAAAATAACGGTGGCTTTAAAGCAATTGGTTTTGGTCATACTGATGAGCGTGTTTACACGAAACTCACTACTGAAAACCCAATTGATTTAGTTCGCTACCAATTAGCAAACTGCTATATGGGTCGCGCGGGATTAATTAACTCTGGTGGCGCTTCTGGTAATAATGATCTTGAAGATGCTGTTCGCACCGCCGTTATTAATAAACGTGCTGGCGGTATGGGTCTGATCTTAGGCCGTAAAGCGTTCAAAAAATCAATGAAAGACGGGGTTGCCCTGATTAATGCAGTACAAGATGTTTATTTGGATAAATCCGTCACTATTGCTTAA